Proteins encoded together in one Impatiens glandulifera chromosome 1, dImpGla2.1, whole genome shotgun sequence window:
- the LOC124922259 gene encoding putative glycosyltransferase 7, producing the protein MGFPELPQNNSPPSMEKQSPARLKINSSILFLVATSIIILTIWILSSSFDPINNFLAGIHFSNNPDNCSYPVIANDPIHDPSFYDDDPDLSYSIGGQSVVKNWDLKRQEWLQLNPSFAPGRVVMVTGSQPGPCKNPIGDHFLLRFFKNKVDYCRIHGYDIFYNNNLLHPKMNSYWAKLPAIRSAMLAHPEAEWIWWVDSDAAITDMDFKLPLNRYKDHNLVVHGWANLIYEKRSWTSLNAGVLLIRNCQWSIDLIEVWAAMGPQNADYDKWGRILRSTLPDKMFPESDDQSGLVYLILKGEKKWTDKIYLEGGYYFEGYWLEIVGTLDEINRIYFEGDVLLRRRRRSEKMAHTYNETAMRELRRRRPFVTHFTGCQPCSGDHNGNYSGASCWDGMQKALNFADNQVIRSYGFVHPDLLNSSYVSPSTVG; encoded by the coding sequence atggGATTCCCGGAGCTTCCTCAGAACAACTCGCCGCCGTCCATGGAGAAACAATCTCCGGCGAGGTTGAAAATTAACTCCTCCATTCTCTTCCTCGTCGCCACTTCTATAATTATTCTCACAATTTGGATTCTTAGTTCTTCTTTCGACCCCATTAACAACTTCCTAGCCGGAAtccacttttcaaataatcccgataACTGCTCCTACCCTGTCATTGCCAACGACCCGATTCACGACCCATCATTCTACGACGACGACCCGGATTTATCCTACTCCATCGGAGGCCAATCAGTTGTTAAGAACTGGGATTTGAAAAGGCAAGAATGGCTACAACTCAACCCTTCGTTCGCTCCGGGTCGCGTCGTAATGGTAACCGGGTCACAACCCGGCCCATGTAAAAACCCGATCGGCGACCATTTCCTACTCCGGTTCTTCAAAAACAAGGTGGATTACTGCCGAATCCATGGCTATGATATCTTTTACAACAATAATCTCCTCCACCCAAAGATGAATTCTTACTGGGCAAAATTACCAGCGATCCGATCCGCAATGTTGGCTCACCCAGAAGCCGAGTGGATATGGTGGGTTGACTCAGACGCCGCCATAACCGATATGGATTTCAAACTCCCTCTTAACCGTTATAAAGATCATAACCTTGTTGTTCACGGCTGGGCTAATTTAATTTACGAAAAACGAAGCTGGACGAGTTTAAACGCCGGCGTTCTACTCATCCGTAATTGTCAATGGTCGATTGATTTAATCGAAGTTTGGGCAGCGATGGGTCCACAAAACGCTGATTATGACAAATGGGGAAGAATCCTACGGTCGACGTTACCTGATAAAATGTTTCCAGAATCGGACGATCAATCGGGTTTAGTTTATCTGATTCTAAAAGGGGAAAAGAAATGGACGGACAAGATTTATTTGGAAGGGGGGTATTATTTTGAAGGTTATTGGTTAGAGATTGTGGGGACGTTGGACGAGATTAACCGGATATATTTTGAAGGCGATGTGTTGTTGCGACGGCGGCGGCGGTCGGAGAAGATGGCACATACGTATAATGAGACGGCGATGAGAGAACTACGGCGACGGCGACCGTTTGTAACGCATTTCACCGGTTGTCAGCCGTGTAGCGGTGATCATAATGGGAATTATTCTGGAGCGAGTTGTTGGGATGGTATGCAAAAGGCACTTAATTTTGCGGATAATCAGGTTATCAGGAGTTATGGTTTTGTGCATCCGGATCTACTGAACTCATCCTATGTCTCTCCATCCACCGTTGGTTAA
- the LOC124922260 gene encoding 50S ribosomal protein L7/L12-like: MMSLGSRIPSKSLWNLVFLPGALSSSSRHLSGLSSETKTQKLERITDELLDLTKLERHDYAVLFRLKMGLNNYGPAVSGLGSGAGGGGSAAAAETKVEEKTTFDVKIEKFDAAAKLKIIKEVRSFTDLGLKDAKDLVEKTPVVVKKGVTKEEAESIAAKLKDAGATVVLE, encoded by the coding sequence ATGATGTCTTTAGGTTCAAGAATTCCTTCCAAATCCTTATGGAATCTAGTCTTCCTCCCCGGCGCACTATCATCATCATCTCGCCATCTCTCCGGATTATCGTCGGAGACAAAAACCCAAAAGCTGGAGAGAATCACCGACGAGCTTCTCGATCTCACTAAACTCGAACGACACGATTACGCCGTTCTATTCCGTCTCAAAATGGGTCTCAATAATTACGGACCTGCCGTGTCAGGTCTCGGATCTGGAGCAGGCGGTGGTGGAAGCGCGGCAGCTGCAGAAACTAAGGTTGAAGAGAAGACGACGTTCGATGTGAAGATCGAGAAGTTTGATGCAGCGGCTAAGCTTAAGATTATTAAGGAAGTTAGATCGTTTACTGATTTGGGTTTGAAGGATGCTAAAGATCTGGTGGAGAAAACGCCTGTTGTGGTGAAAAAGGGTGTGACTAAGGAGGAGGCTGAATCAATAGCTGCTAAACTTAAGGATGCTGGTGCAACTGTGGTATTGGAATGA
- the LOC124922262 gene encoding ADP-ribosylation factor-like protein 8b, translating into MGLWDAFLNWLRSLFFKQEMELSLIGLQNAGKTSLVNVVATGGYSEDMIPTVGFNMRKVTKGGVTIKLWDLGGQPRFRSMWERYCRAVSAIVYVVDAADHENIDISKSELHDLISKQSLNGIPLLVLGNKIDNPAALSKEALTEQMGLKDITDREVCCFMISCKYSTNIDSVIDWLVKHSKSKS; encoded by the exons TCTTTTCTTCAAGCAAGAAATGGAGCTTTCTTTAATTGGACTCCAGAATGCTGGGAAAACATCACTAGTAAATGTTGTAGCT ACTGGTGGATACAGTGAAGACATGATCCCTACT GTAGGATTCAACATGAGGAAAGTAACTAAAGGGGGTGTTACAATTAAGCTGTGGGATCTTGGTGGACAACCTAGATTCCGAAGCATGTGGGAGCGATATTGTCGAGCTGTTTCTGCTATCGT TTATGTTGTTGATGCAGCTGACCATGAGAATATTGATATTTCGAAAAGTGAACTACATGATCTTATCAGCAAACAATCTCTTAATGGTATTCCTTTACTTGTTCTTGGAAATAAAATTGACAATCCAGCTGCTCTTTCTAAGGAAGCCTTAACTGAACAAAT GGGGTTGAAAGACATTACTGATCGAGAGGTATGCTGCTTTATGATATCGTGTAAGTACTCGACGAACATTGATTCGGTTATTGATTGGCTTGTCAAGCATTCCAAATCAAAGAGCTGA